The following proteins are encoded in a genomic region of Bernardetia sp. MNP-M8:
- a CDS encoding RNA polymerase sigma factor gives MNPFTQTYSSDSSDNQLIEQILQGSKIALTNLIERHQPFIYNLAWKLTGNDADAEDLTQEALIKIISNLSSFKQESLFRTWAYRIVKNHFLNERKKLSNQFANNFDELGHLLDNSPSVDLSENEKVEKTELIREVRLQCLSGMLLCLTKEQRMIYIIGEIFGADHTIGSEIMEISKDNYRMKLSKARKDLYNFMQNKCGLVNKANPCRCHKKVTFASENGMVDAKNLLFNKKEYSTFKAELETDANFLVDESELKIAELQQDHSFKTTFEKKNFILKILDDAQWKNKLNLN, from the coding sequence ATGAATCCATTTACTCAAACCTACTCTTCTGATAGTTCTGATAATCAGCTTATTGAACAAATTTTGCAAGGAAGTAAAATTGCTTTGACAAACCTTATCGAAAGACACCAGCCCTTTATTTATAATCTTGCTTGGAAATTGACAGGAAATGATGCTGATGCTGAAGACCTTACACAAGAAGCCTTGATTAAAATCATCTCCAATTTGAGTAGTTTCAAACAGGAAAGTCTTTTTCGTACTTGGGCATATCGAATTGTCAAAAATCATTTTCTCAATGAAAGAAAAAAACTCTCCAATCAGTTTGCTAATAACTTTGACGAATTAGGTCATCTTCTTGATAATTCGCCTAGCGTTGATTTATCTGAAAACGAAAAAGTAGAAAAAACAGAACTTATAAGAGAAGTCAGATTACAATGTCTATCAGGAATGTTGCTTTGCCTAACCAAAGAACAGCGTATGATTTATATTATTGGGGAAATATTCGGAGCTGACCACACAATTGGTTCTGAAATAATGGAAATTAGTAAAGATAATTACAGAATGAAACTCAGTAAGGCTCGCAAGGATTTGTATAATTTTATGCAAAACAAATGTGGATTAGTCAATAAAGCAAATCCGTGCAGATGCCACAAAAAAGTAACTTTTGCTTCTGAAAATGGAATGGTAGATGCCAAAAATCTACTTTTCAATAAAAAAGAATATTCTACATTCAAAGCAGAGTTAGAAACTGATGCTAATTTTTTGGTCGATGAATCTGAATTGAAGATAGCTGAATTACAACAAGACCATAGCTTCAAAACTACATTTGAAAAAAAGAACTTTATCCTCAAAATTTTGGATGATGCACAATGGAAAAATAAATTGAATCTGAATTAA
- a CDS encoding sulfite exporter TauE/SafE family protein — protein sequence MEEFLGFLIAIVVGFTMGLLGGGGSILAVPIFVYVLNIEAVIATGYSLFVVGAAALVGAYRYFQQNLVNLKIALVFGAPSLVMVYLTRAYIVPALPDPFLSFDYFILTKNAAIVVFFAIVMLISSTIMIRKGAKQQEQNHIPKAVSNKALNIPVLVLDATLVGLIAGLVGAGGGFLIVPSLVFLARIPMKEAIATSLFIIAINSLLGFLGDWQHHEIDWAFLLPFTSFTIVGILLGTHFCKYVPAAKLKQIFGYMVLVIAFFILYKEFIH from the coding sequence ATGGAAGAGTTTTTAGGTTTTTTGATTGCTATTGTAGTCGGTTTTACAATGGGATTGTTAGGTGGTGGAGGTTCTATCTTGGCTGTTCCTATTTTTGTTTATGTTTTAAATATTGAAGCTGTTATTGCAACAGGATATTCACTTTTTGTGGTAGGTGCTGCTGCACTTGTAGGTGCATATAGATACTTTCAACAAAATTTAGTTAATCTGAAAATAGCTCTTGTTTTTGGTGCTCCTTCTTTGGTAATGGTTTATCTGACTCGGGCATACATTGTTCCTGCTTTGCCTGATCCTTTTTTGAGTTTTGATTATTTTATTCTTACCAAAAATGCAGCAATTGTAGTTTTCTTTGCTATTGTAATGTTGATTTCTTCCACCATCATGATTCGAAAGGGAGCAAAACAACAAGAACAAAATCACATTCCAAAAGCTGTTTCGAATAAAGCCTTAAATATTCCTGTTTTGGTTTTAGATGCTACTTTGGTGGGACTGATTGCTGGTTTGGTGGGTGCAGGAGGTGGATTTTTGATTGTTCCTTCACTTGTTTTTTTAGCTCGTATTCCGATGAAAGAAGCCATTGCAACATCTCTTTTTATTATTGCGATTAATTCACTTTTAGGTTTTTTGGGAGATTGGCAACACCATGAAATTGACTGGGCTTTTCTTCTTCCCTTTACAAGTTTTACTATTGTAGGAATTCTTTTAGGAACTCATTTTTGTAAATATGTTCCTGCTGCAAAGCTCAAACAAATTTTTGGTTATATGGTCTTAGTGATTGCTTTTTTTATTCTCTATAAAGAATTTATTCATTAA